Proteins encoded within one genomic window of Deltaproteobacteria bacterium:
- a CDS encoding ABC transporter permease gives MSPAGLYCLWGSVLISGFMFPFRGMPRWAQWLGEILPLTHYLRLVRGILLKGNGLSEAWPHIWPIALFLIGTLAVGLKLYRQTLD, from the coding sequence ATGTCACCGGCTGGCCTATATTGCCTTTGGGGATCTGTTCTGATTTCTGGTTTCATGTTCCCTTTCCGGGGCATGCCTAGGTGGGCGCAATGGCTTGGTGAAATCTTACCTCTGACTCATTACCTCCGGTTGGTGCGGGGCATTCTGCTCAAAGGCAATGGGCTGAGTGAGGCTTGGCCCCACATCTGGCCCATTGCCCTGTTTTTGATCGGCACCCTGGCAGTGGGGCTGAAGCTTTACCGTCAGACCCTGGATTAA
- a CDS encoding HAD family phosphatase: MHPERNRPVSALAFDLGNVLVRVDQMKLAGWLAPHTQAAPEEILALTFASSLKADYDCGRLSSQVFYQQLMDRLNCLLPYEQFCQYWTGIFSPWEGMQTVVARLQERYPLFIVSNTDPLHFEYVLANFPVLRHFSRFILSYQLGSQKPEPGIYQALIAALETSPEQCLFIDDQLPNVEAARQHGLQAWQFFSAADLIDRLSNHGLW, translated from the coding sequence ATGCATCCTGAGCGCAACCGGCCCGTTTCGGCCCTGGCCTTTGATTTAGGTAATGTCTTGGTTCGGGTCGACCAGATGAAACTGGCCGGCTGGTTAGCCCCACACACCCAAGCCGCCCCAGAGGAGATATTAGCCCTGACTTTTGCCAGTTCCCTCAAAGCCGATTATGATTGCGGTCGTTTATCCTCCCAGGTATTCTATCAGCAGCTAATGGACCGCTTAAATTGTTTACTGCCCTATGAGCAATTCTGCCAGTATTGGACCGGCATTTTTTCCCCCTGGGAGGGCATGCAGACGGTAGTGGCCCGGCTACAAGAACGGTATCCTTTATTTATCGTTTCTAATACTGATCCTCTCCACTTTGAGTATGTCTTAGCCAATTTTCCGGTGCTACGCCATTTCAGCCGCTTTATTCTTTCTTATCAACTGGGTAGCCAGAAGCCGGAGCCAGGTATTTACCAGGCCCTGATTGCAGCTTTGGAAACCTCCCCGGAGCAGTGCCTGTTCATCGACGACCAGCTCCCCAATGTCGAGGCGGCCCGACAGCATGGCCTCCAGGCCTGGCAGTTTTTTTCCGCTGCCGATCTGATTGATCGTCTTTCCAATCATGGACTGTGGTAG
- a CDS encoding energy transducer TonB: MINAERRYLGRIRARLQQYKKYPALSRQRGHEGVVRVSFTLAPSGTLMGGVRIVSSSGHHLLDRQARECVLAAAPFPPFPPTLHKTRLTIIVPIAFRLTHGDS; the protein is encoded by the coding sequence GTGATCAATGCTGAACGCCGCTACCTGGGTCGGATTCGGGCCCGGCTCCAACAATATAAAAAATACCCCGCGCTGTCCCGCCAGCGGGGTCACGAAGGTGTAGTCCGGGTCTCCTTCACCCTGGCCCCCAGTGGCACCCTGATGGGTGGTGTACGGATAGTAAGCTCATCCGGCCACCACCTGCTGGACCGCCAGGCCCGGGAATGCGTCCTGGCCGCCGCGCCGTTCCCGCCCTTTCCGCCGACACTCCATAAAACCCGGCTCACCATTATTGTCCCCATTGCCTTCCGCCTCACCCACGGCGATTCCTGA
- a CDS encoding DoxX family membrane protein — MTSGTKRFLTFLLRLALGSVFVYAGLQKYSYPYQFTETVMAYQLLPHPLVGLTVAIVPWVEMVSGALLLLGIKPRSCLLLIQTVLVIFMIVLAVTMLRGLNIDCGCGLFSERQVGFLAMLEDGLLLALAAWLYLMEINKILPAR; from the coding sequence TTGACATCGGGTACTAAACGCTTCCTAACCTTCTTGCTGCGACTGGCCCTGGGGAGCGTTTTTGTCTATGCCGGATTGCAAAAATATTCTTACCCTTACCAGTTTACCGAAACCGTAATGGCCTACCAACTCCTGCCTCACCCCTTGGTCGGCCTGACCGTCGCCATCGTACCCTGGGTGGAAATGGTCAGCGGTGCCCTGCTGCTCCTGGGTATCAAACCGCGCAGTTGCCTGCTGTTGATTCAGACGGTACTGGTAATTTTCATGATCGTCCTGGCCGTCACCATGCTGCGGGGTCTGAATATCGATTGTGGCTGCGGATTGTTTTCCGAGAGGCAGGTCGGGTTCCTGGCCATGTTGGAAGACGGACTGCTGTTGGCCCTGGCCGCCTGGCTCTACCTGATGGAAATAAATAAAATATTGCCTGCCCGATAA
- a CDS encoding rhodanese-like domain-containing protein, which yields MWRRLLAQDLTWGIFIFLVAAALGLMAHWSLVRHGFQGDLAARLEHWREQYRQSEFPEIKTVNLEQAYALYRQGDTVFIDARPEPEFNELHIAGAVNLTADRLNHQGVDTLAGIDRQRQIVVYCGQKNCDASLEVAEVLQARGFINVMAFLEGFRAWDEAGYPVDIGY from the coding sequence TTGTGGCGTCGATTGCTGGCCCAGGATTTGACCTGGGGAATATTTATATTCTTGGTAGCCGCGGCGTTGGGCCTCATGGCCCACTGGTCACTGGTGCGTCATGGATTCCAGGGCGATCTGGCGGCTCGGTTGGAGCACTGGCGGGAGCAGTATCGGCAGTCAGAATTCCCAGAGATTAAAACCGTCAACCTGGAGCAGGCCTACGCCCTGTACCGCCAAGGGGACACGGTGTTCATCGATGCTCGCCCAGAGCCCGAATTTAATGAACTGCACATCGCCGGAGCCGTCAACCTGACCGCCGACCGTCTGAACCACCAGGGTGTCGATACCTTAGCAGGTATCGACCGGCAGCGTCAGATCGTGGTATATTGTGGGCAGAAAAACTGCGATGCCAGTCTGGAAGTGGCGGAGGTTCTCCAGGCCCGAGGCTTTATTAACGTTATGGCATTCTTGGAGGGATTTCGTGCCTGGGATGAGGCCGGGTACCCGGTTGACATCGGGTACTAA
- a CDS encoding dodecin domain-containing protein yields MANQNNVARVTHIIAESPTSFEDAVRVGFERANKTLRGITGLRIAEQRVSVKEGKIDAFRVRMEVIFILED; encoded by the coding sequence ATGGCAAATCAGAATAATGTGGCCCGGGTGACTCACATCATCGCCGAATCCCCTACCAGCTTTGAAGATGCTGTCAGGGTCGGGTTTGAAAGGGCAAATAAAACTTTGCGGGGCATTACTGGTCTGCGGATTGCGGAACAACGGGTGAGTGTCAAGGAAGGTAAAATAGATGCCTTCCGGGTGCGGATGGAAGTGATTTTTATTTTGGAAGATTAA
- a CDS encoding biopolymer transporter ExbD, which translates to MTFLRRRRSLPSLDIAPLVDVVFLLLIFFLLCSTFVMPALKLTLPQARNQQYPPPQELVVSVDRQGNFYVNQEPVPEDHLRDRLQTRLAALKEKRLTFRGDARSEYHNFVKVLDLAQELGVEDISLVHDREKVP; encoded by the coding sequence ATGACCTTTTTGCGTCGCCGCCGCAGTCTACCCAGCCTTGACATCGCCCCACTGGTGGACGTGGTGTTTTTGTTGCTGATTTTCTTTCTGCTGTGTTCCACCTTTGTCATGCCGGCCCTGAAGCTAACCCTGCCTCAGGCCCGTAATCAACAATATCCACCGCCCCAGGAACTGGTGGTGTCGGTCGATCGCCAGGGCAATTTTTATGTCAATCAGGAGCCGGTGCCAGAGGACCATTTAAGGGACCGTCTCCAAACCCGGCTGGCCGCACTTAAAGAAAAACGCCTCACCTTCCGGGGTGATGCCAGAAGCGAATACCACAACTTTGTTAAAGTGTTGGACCTGGCCCAGGAACTGGGCGTTGAGGACATTAGCCTGGTCCACGACCGGGAGAAAGTCCCGTGA
- the rtcA gene encoding RNA 3'-phosphate cyclase — protein sequence MLVVDGSYGEGGGQILRTALSLAALRGQSVRIENIRARRPKPGLRPQHLTAVQALARITQAEIRGAEIGSTDLTFKPRGVIPGNYSFDVAERTRSAGSVTLVAQALLAPLALAASPAVLTLKGGTHVPWSPPAHYLSLVFFPALQELGLSVRLELLKWGWYPRGGGEIRVHIQPAKAFQSAYWTTPPETAAFRGLSAAANLPEHVINRQRDRLTARLGWPVPIEPVQAPSPGPGSLVFLWGPQAGFSALGARGKRAETVADEVADAFFKFQSRRAAVDCHLADQIVLYLGLAKDPSVIRTEEITSHLLTNIFVIEQFLGPKFNIDGQLGAPGLISTLRGRY from the coding sequence ATGTTAGTTGTAGACGGCTCTTATGGCGAAGGGGGCGGTCAGATCTTGAGGACCGCCCTTTCTTTGGCGGCCCTGCGGGGCCAGTCAGTGAGGATTGAAAATATTCGCGCTCGCCGTCCGAAACCGGGACTACGGCCGCAGCATCTGACCGCGGTGCAGGCCTTGGCCCGCATTACCCAGGCCGAAATCAGGGGCGCGGAAATCGGCTCTACCGATCTCACTTTTAAGCCCCGGGGCGTCATTCCGGGCAACTATAGCTTCGATGTCGCCGAACGCACCAGGAGTGCCGGTTCAGTCACCCTGGTCGCCCAAGCCTTGTTGGCCCCCCTAGCCTTGGCTGCAAGCCCAGCAGTATTGACTCTGAAAGGCGGCACCCATGTGCCCTGGAGCCCTCCGGCGCATTATCTGTCCCTGGTTTTTTTTCCGGCCTTGCAGGAACTGGGCCTGTCGGTCCGGTTAGAATTGCTTAAGTGGGGTTGGTATCCCCGTGGTGGGGGTGAAATCCGGGTGCATATCCAGCCCGCCAAAGCTTTCCAATCGGCCTACTGGACCACGCCCCCGGAGACCGCCGCTTTCCGGGGCCTATCTGCCGCTGCCAACCTGCCAGAGCACGTGATTAACCGCCAACGGGACCGATTAACAGCCAGACTGGGCTGGCCGGTGCCGATCGAACCGGTTCAGGCCCCCAGCCCAGGCCCGGGCAGTCTGGTTTTTCTCTGGGGTCCTCAAGCCGGATTTTCGGCCCTGGGAGCGCGGGGTAAACGGGCGGAGACCGTAGCCGATGAGGTGGCCGATGCTTTCTTCAAATTCCAGTCCCGACGGGCCGCGGTCGATTGCCACCTGGCTGACCAGATAGTGCTTTATCTGGGCCTGGCTAAAGACCCCTCAGTTATTCGTACTGAAGAAATCACCTCCCACCTGCTGACCAACATCTTCGTCATTGAGCAATTTCTGGGACCGAAATTCAACATCGATGGTCAATTAGGGGCCCCAGGCCTAATCAGCACCCTGAGGGGCCGGTATTAG
- a CDS encoding sigma 54-interacting transcriptional regulator produces MAARRSPSPQITELILDSLAEGVFTVDKDFTILSFNAAAEEITGISRQDALGQKCYEVLRANICQQRCPLEESIASGRARLEVDVDILDSQGRRVPLKICTTVLKNQNGQVIGGVETFRDLSALESLRKELTKQYTIQDILAKSPAMQDILAILPDLAPSDATVLLEGESGTGKNLVSRALHELSHRQTGPYVVVNCSALPDPLLESELFGYVKGAFTDAKQDKPGRFAAAQGGTLLLDEVGELSPAMQVKLLRVLDDKEYVPLGSNTPIRADVRVIAATNKVLKDEVRQGRFRPDLYYRLNVVRLRLPPLRQRREDIPLLVDFFIRKHRALKGKRLTGVTPEVLERLLRYEFPGNVRELENIIEHGVVLCRGERLELRDLPEELRELSNPATGLGSTASTLAASEARLIADTLAQYQGQRGRTAQALGIAPSTLWRKMQKYGLLAPASSSRHRSK; encoded by the coding sequence ATGGCGGCTCGCCGTTCCCCATCCCCCCAGATCACTGAATTGATTTTGGACAGCCTAGCGGAAGGGGTATTTACGGTGGACAAGGATTTTACCATTTTGAGTTTCAATGCCGCGGCTGAGGAGATCACCGGCATCTCCCGGCAGGACGCCCTGGGCCAGAAATGCTATGAGGTGTTGCGGGCCAATATCTGTCAGCAGCGCTGTCCTTTGGAAGAGAGCATCGCCAGTGGCCGGGCCCGGTTAGAAGTAGATGTGGACATCCTGGACAGCCAGGGCCGCCGGGTACCCCTGAAAATCTGCACCACGGTGTTAAAAAATCAAAACGGTCAGGTAATCGGTGGGGTGGAGACCTTCCGCGATCTGTCGGCCCTAGAGTCGCTGCGCAAAGAACTCACCAAGCAATATACCATTCAGGATATTCTGGCCAAAAGCCCGGCCATGCAAGATATTCTGGCCATTTTGCCCGATCTGGCCCCGAGCGACGCCACCGTGCTCTTGGAAGGGGAATCCGGCACCGGCAAAAATTTGGTCTCCCGGGCTTTGCATGAGTTGAGCCACCGCCAGACTGGGCCGTATGTGGTGGTCAACTGTAGCGCCCTGCCCGATCCCTTGCTGGAATCCGAGCTTTTCGGTTATGTCAAGGGGGCCTTCACCGATGCCAAACAGGACAAACCGGGACGCTTTGCCGCGGCCCAGGGCGGCACCCTGTTGCTGGACGAAGTCGGAGAATTGTCGCCCGCCATGCAGGTCAAGCTGCTGCGGGTGCTGGACGACAAGGAATATGTCCCCTTGGGGAGCAATACCCCTATCCGGGCCGATGTCCGGGTGATCGCCGCCACCAACAAGGTCTTGAAGGACGAGGTGCGCCAGGGGCGCTTTCGCCCCGACCTATATTATCGTCTCAATGTGGTGCGGCTGCGCCTACCTCCGCTCCGGCAACGGCGGGAGGATATCCCGCTGTTGGTTGACTTCTTCATTCGTAAACATCGCGCCTTGAAAGGCAAACGGCTGACCGGGGTGACTCCGGAGGTTTTGGAACGGTTGTTGCGCTATGAGTTTCCCGGTAATGTTCGCGAACTGGAAAACATCATTGAACATGGGGTGGTGCTGTGCCGGGGGGAACGCCTGGAACTGCGCGACCTCCCGGAGGAATTGAGGGAGCTTTCCAACCCCGCCACCGGGTTAGGGTCCACGGCTTCGACCCTGGCGGCCTCAGAGGCCCGACTCATTGCCGACACCCTGGCCCAATACCAGGGCCAGCGGGGGCGGACTGCCCAGGCGCTGGGCATTGCTCCTTCCACCCTGTGGAGAAAAATGCAAAAATACGGGTTGCTGGCCCCGGCTTCCAGTTCCCGTCACCGCAGTAAATAA
- a CDS encoding TolC family protein: MLTLKQAIEVALKNHPSIIEFREKAQAAKAQIGIARANYFPQLKYTSGYDYGTLYGGRTTDFDTTFLSSPSGAGSFYLPSRGGGPGDYFSHRFTLNQLLYDFGKTSGQVAESQANYQASNQDYANTRQQVVLKAKTAYFGYLAAKRAAEVSQKNVVLNQELVRQAQGFYKVGIRAKIDVAKAEANLYDAESALIQAKNTFKLSKVELMNALGLETWPYSDLKDILDVQPIPISLKEAKKLAFQRRPELLKNLSQQESSKAAVQIARSGYFPTLSAAGTHSWRGSDYPLREGWTIGVGVTFPLFEGLSTVNDVRRARSTLQSVEAKEQVIRQDITKEVEQSYLDLIAAAEKIRATAKALEAARENLRLARGRYQAGVGSIIEVTDAQVQFYDSELKHIRSLYDHKVAMAQLEKATGTPY; this comes from the coding sequence ATGCTGACTTTAAAACAGGCCATTGAGGTAGCGTTAAAAAACCACCCGTCGATCATCGAATTCCGGGAAAAGGCCCAGGCCGCCAAGGCCCAGATCGGCATTGCGCGGGCCAATTATTTTCCTCAGCTCAAATATACTTCGGGATACGACTATGGGACGTTGTATGGGGGTAGAACTACTGATTTCGACACCACCTTTCTGAGCAGCCCTTCCGGTGCCGGCTCTTTTTATCTGCCCTCCAGAGGGGGAGGCCCGGGAGATTATTTTTCGCATCGCTTTACCCTGAACCAGTTGCTTTACGATTTTGGTAAAACATCCGGTCAGGTGGCCGAATCCCAGGCCAATTATCAGGCCTCCAATCAGGACTACGCCAATACCCGGCAACAGGTAGTGCTCAAGGCCAAGACCGCTTATTTTGGCTACTTAGCCGCCAAACGGGCCGCCGAGGTGAGCCAAAAAAACGTTGTGCTTAATCAGGAACTGGTACGGCAGGCCCAGGGCTTTTATAAAGTGGGCATCAGGGCCAAAATCGACGTGGCCAAAGCCGAAGCCAACCTTTACGATGCCGAGTCGGCCCTGATCCAGGCCAAAAACACCTTCAAGCTCTCCAAAGTGGAATTGATGAACGCTTTAGGACTCGAGACCTGGCCCTACAGCGATCTAAAAGATATCCTGGATGTTCAACCTATTCCCATTAGCCTGAAGGAGGCCAAAAAGTTAGCCTTCCAAAGGCGTCCGGAACTCCTGAAAAATCTTTCCCAGCAAGAATCATCCAAAGCTGCGGTCCAGATCGCCCGGTCCGGATATTTTCCTACCCTCAGCGCTGCCGGAACCCATAGCTGGCGAGGCAGCGATTACCCATTGCGAGAGGGCTGGACCATCGGGGTGGGGGTTACCTTCCCCTTATTCGAGGGCTTGTCAACTGTAAACGATGTTCGTCGGGCCAGGTCAACACTGCAGTCGGTGGAAGCCAAGGAACAGGTGATCCGGCAGGATATCACCAAGGAAGTCGAGCAGAGTTACCTGGACCTAATAGCTGCAGCAGAAAAAATCCGGGCCACGGCCAAGGCCCTGGAGGCCGCCAGAGAAAACCTGAGGCTGGCCCGGGGACGTTACCAGGCCGGGGTTGGTTCTATTATTGAAGTGACTGATGCCCAGGTCCAATTTTATGATTCTGAATTGAAACACATCCGCAGCCTTTATGACCATAAGGTGGCAATGGCCCAGTTAGAAAAGGCAACTGGTACCCCCTACTAG
- a CDS encoding MotA/TolQ/ExbB proton channel family protein, translated as MISLFDKGGPIMWPILACSILALAIILERAYFFLRYSNNYKSFMAQLLAQLQDQNPASALNFCRQRHDPLAVMAQTYLETYQQPPELQSEIVKLRGSEEMERVERFLRGLATIGYLTPLLGLFGTVTGMIQAFRQLQALGTQADVTALAGGIWEALLTTAFGLLVALPTLAAYHYFDSLAGRMANHMEFVVVRLKEALMMSGERLQPNSGKAGYLPLSPKKSP; from the coding sequence TTGATCTCGTTATTTGACAAGGGCGGTCCGATCATGTGGCCGATTCTGGCCTGTTCCATCCTGGCCTTGGCCATCATTCTAGAACGGGCCTATTTCTTCTTGCGCTATTCGAATAACTATAAGAGTTTTATGGCCCAATTGCTGGCCCAGTTGCAGGACCAGAATCCGGCTTCGGCCCTGAATTTCTGCCGCCAACGGCATGATCCTCTGGCGGTCATGGCCCAGACTTACTTGGAGACCTATCAGCAACCACCAGAACTACAATCGGAGATCGTGAAATTACGCGGCTCTGAAGAGATGGAACGGGTGGAGCGCTTCCTGCGGGGGCTGGCTACCATTGGTTATTTGACCCCGCTGTTGGGGCTCTTCGGCACCGTCACCGGCATGATCCAGGCCTTCCGGCAATTGCAGGCACTGGGTACCCAGGCCGACGTCACCGCCCTGGCCGGCGGCATCTGGGAGGCCCTGTTGACCACCGCCTTCGGCCTGCTGGTGGCGCTGCCTACCCTGGCGGCCTACCATTACTTTGACAGTCTGGCCGGACGCATGGCGAATCACATGGAATTCGTGGTGGTAAGGCTCAAAGAAGCCTTGATGATGTCAGGAGAACGCCTCCAACCAAACTCCGGGAAGGCCGGGTACCTCCCCCTGTCGCCGAAAAAATCGCCATGA
- the gltX gene encoding glutamate--tRNA ligase, protein MALIRTRFSPSPTGYFHLGGARTALFNWLFARHHQGVFVLRIEDTDVARSEARYEEDILESLLWLGLDWDEGPYYQSSRLELYHDFVKRLLAAGAAYYCDCPPERLEEKRRAALARGENPRYDGHCRNRNLGPSANTAVRFRSPQTGSTHWHDLTKGPIAFDNQELDDLVLLRADGIPTYNFAVVVDDLTMEITHVIRGDDHIPNTPRQILLYQALGAACPQFAHIPMILGPDKAKLSKRHGALSVLAYRDMGFLPQALVNYLARLGWSHGDQEIFSREELINYFSLDQVSKSAGIFNADKLLWLNGHYIRETADDKLARSLRNFLAQQGILTNDVNYLTRVVATLKPRAHTLVEMAEMARFYFRDPRPYEEKAAQKFLTPTIRPVLAEIRTRLATLPELREEDLNRIFTEVQKRSGLKMVALAQAVRVALTGKTASPGLFEIMDILGKEEVLQRLAVALESIRD, encoded by the coding sequence ATGGCCCTCATTCGAACCCGTTTTTCTCCCAGTCCCACCGGCTACTTTCATTTGGGCGGGGCGCGCACCGCCCTGTTTAACTGGCTCTTTGCCCGGCACCACCAGGGAGTCTTCGTGCTGCGTATCGAAGATACCGATGTGGCCCGCTCCGAAGCGCGTTATGAAGAAGACATCCTGGAAAGCCTGCTATGGCTGGGTCTGGACTGGGATGAAGGCCCCTATTACCAATCCTCCCGTCTCGAGCTCTATCACGATTTCGTCAAACGCTTATTAGCTGCGGGGGCTGCATATTACTGTGACTGTCCACCCGAGCGGTTGGAGGAAAAACGTCGGGCCGCCTTGGCCCGGGGCGAGAATCCCCGCTATGATGGCCACTGTCGTAATCGGAACCTGGGGCCGAGCGCCAATACTGCGGTCCGCTTCCGCTCTCCCCAGACAGGCAGCACCCATTGGCACGATCTGACTAAAGGCCCCATCGCCTTTGATAATCAGGAGCTTGATGATCTGGTTCTGCTTCGGGCCGATGGCATTCCGACTTACAATTTTGCGGTGGTGGTCGATGATCTCACCATGGAGATAACCCATGTTATCCGGGGGGATGACCACATTCCCAACACTCCCCGGCAGATACTCCTCTATCAGGCCCTGGGCGCGGCTTGCCCCCAATTTGCCCACATCCCGATGATTTTGGGGCCGGACAAGGCCAAACTCTCCAAGCGCCATGGCGCCTTGTCGGTGCTGGCTTACCGGGACATGGGTTTTTTGCCCCAGGCCCTGGTCAATTATCTGGCCCGTTTGGGCTGGTCGCATGGCGATCAGGAAATCTTTTCCCGAGAGGAGTTGATCAACTACTTTTCCCTGGATCAGGTCAGCAAATCCGCCGGAATCTTCAACGCCGACAAACTTCTGTGGCTCAACGGCCATTATATCCGGGAAACCGCGGATGACAAACTGGCCCGGTCATTGAGAAATTTCCTGGCTCAGCAGGGTATACTAACTAATGATGTAAATTATCTGACCCGGGTGGTGGCGACCTTGAAGCCCCGGGCCCACACCCTGGTGGAAATGGCCGAAATGGCACGGTTCTATTTTCGGGATCCCCGGCCCTATGAGGAAAAAGCGGCCCAGAAATTCCTCACCCCGACAATCCGGCCGGTTCTGGCCGAGATCCGGACCCGACTGGCGACCCTGCCTGAATTGCGGGAAGAAGACCTCAATCGGATCTTTACTGAGGTGCAAAAGCGCTCCGGCCTCAAGATGGTGGCTCTAGCCCAGGCGGTGCGGGTGGCCTTAACCGGCAAAACCGCCAGCCCCGGACTCTTTGAGATCATGGATATTCTGGGCAAGGAGGAGGTGCTACAGCGATTGGCGGTTGCCCTGGAGTCGATCCGGGATTGA